A window from Plasmodium chabaudi chabaudi strain AS genome assembly, chromosome: 11 encodes these proteins:
- a CDS encoding glutamyl-tRNA(Gln) amidotransferase subunit B, putative, translated as MMFAYVWFSYFVFFIWFEITCFKINTLKGNNNLISLGQNIKNIKAKTRNSIYNHEIANNTELTKSIENKLKYQIGIEMHVQLSTKHKAFCNCFNISSLYNEKKNEKYNTDLANFLNENILKKKTVNTIDNYNSEIDNLKNDVKENKKSETNCHGNYKDDIITKPNKHICNICVGEVGSLNLVNTTAILYTYLIGIILNCNLSKHISFDRKIYNYYDLPKGYQITQNEKPLGSNGYIYINGKKYNIKSVHLEEDTSKSFLLFNNLNKRNSNESIPSEVNDGETFNNDILLDKNKHIDDITNNCINSSCNNTNLEINSINHELGTNTNSDIKLLLDYNRCGIPLAEIVIEKSYMNIDDCISLLKEIKNKICLLGVCVGNKENIRSDINISFEYGDIKYNRIELKNINSFTKIRNCIELEKQNVVKSILENYNNLKCNNNDNNNMPSDIYTKSYVNNTDYFLRKKEKYNYVHEGNIPEYKLNDEVLKLLKFYVNYKIKIYEDQIKYKWSNHYFHVFFNDPFLYNYFNECLEHIEVDNKVNGDEIDEAANRMDEEKSISNFIVNTLIDILKKKNVLSKKIMIKPKDLYFLIKCSKKYNLDKAFIREYLYKYIDIGFDKEALLEKLNIESNNNSFDEMHNMLKNILDENIKYLQIGDNKNILNEQNFKNRIIGILKNKIIHEKLSMNINYTFVNTFISDYIKKILEEM; from the coding sequence atgaTGTTTGCCTACGTATGGTTTAGTtactttgttttttttatttggtttGAAATTACATGCTTCAAAATAAACACACTAAAAGGTAACAACAATTTAATTTCCTTAggacaaaatataaaaaatataaaagcaAAAACCAGAAATAGCATATACAATCATGAGATAGCCAATAACACGGAACTAACAAAAAGCATcgaaaataaattgaaaTATCAAATTGGTATTGAGATGCATGTACAATTAAGTACAAAACATAAAGCGTTTTGCAACTGCTTCAATATATcttctttatataatgaaaaaaaaaatgaaaagtaTAACACTGATTTAGcaaactttttaaatgaaaatatactgaaaaaaaaaacagtaAACACAATAGATAATTATAACTCTGAAattgataatttaaaaaatgatgtaaaagaaaataaaaaaagtgaaaCAAATTGTCATGGTAATTATAAGGATGATATTATTACTAAACCAAATAAACACATTTGCAATATTTGTGTAGGTGAAGTTGGCTCGTTAAATTTAGTAAATACTACAGCCATtttgtatacatatttaattgGTATCATTCTTAATTGTAATTTAAGTAAGCATATATCATTCGatagaaaaatttataattattatgatttgCCAAAAGGATATCAAATTACACAAAACGAAAAACCACTCGGATCAAATGgatacatttatattaacggaaaaaaatataatataaaaagtgtTCATTTAGAAGAAGATACAAGCAAATCTTTTTTACTTttcaataatttaaataaaagaaattccAATGAATCGATACCATCCGAAGTAAATGATGGAGAGAcatttaataatgatattttattggataaaaataaacatattgaTGATATTACTAATAATTGCATAAATTCATCATGTAATAATACCAATTTAGAAATAAATTCGATTAATCATGAACTTGGAACAAATACCAATTCGGATATAAAGCTTTTATTAGACTATAACAGATGTGGTATACCATTGGCTGAAATAGTAATCGAAAAGAGTTACATGAATATTGATGATTGTATAAGCCTGTTAAAAgaaatcaaaaataaaatatgtttgcTAGGTGTGTGTGTGggtaataaagaaaatataagatCAGACATAAACATATCTTTTGAATATGgagatataaaatataataggaTAGagcttaaaaatattaatagttttacaaaaataagaaattgcatagaattagaaaaacaaaatgttGTTAAATcaattttagaaaattataataacttaaaatgtaataataatgacaaTAATAACATGCCAagtgatatatatacaaaaagctatgtaaataatacagattattttttacgaaaaaaagaaaaatataattatgtacACGAAGGGAATATACCTGAATATAAACTAAACGATGAAGtcttaaaattgttaaagTTTTAtgttaattataaaatcaaaatatatgaagatcaaattaaatataaatggtCAAACCACTATTTccatgtattttttaatgatccatttttatacaaCTATTTTAATGAATGTTTGGAACATATAGAAGTAGATAACAAAGTAAATGGCGATGAAATCGACGAGGCTGCAAATCGGATGGATGAAGAAAAGAGCATCTCAAATTTTATAGTTAATACATTAATAgatatactaaaaaaaaaaaatgtgctatcaaaaaaaattatgataaaacCAAAGgacttatattttcttatcaaatgctcaaaaaaatataatctaGACAAAGCTTTTATCAGAgaatatttgtataaatatatagatatcGGATTTGACAAAGAAGCattattagaaaaattaaacatCGAAAGTAACAATAATAGCTTTGATGAAATGCATAATATGCTAAAAAATATCcttgatgaaaatataaagtatttacaaattggtgataataaaaatatattaaatgagCAGAATTTTAAAAACCGAATTATAggtattttaaaaaataaaataattcacGAAAAATTATCAATGAACATTAATTACACATTTGTAAATACCTTTATTAgtgattatattaaaaaaatattggaGGAAATGTAA